One Bufo gargarizans isolate SCDJY-AF-19 chromosome 3, ASM1485885v1, whole genome shotgun sequence DNA segment encodes these proteins:
- the SMCO4 gene encoding single-pass membrane and coiled-coil domain-containing protein 4: protein MRQLKGKPKKESSRDKKERKQAMQEARQQITTIVLPTLAVVVALIVVFVYVATRPNTIE from the coding sequence ATGAGACAATTGAAAGGCAAACCGAAGAAGGAGTCTTCCAGGGATAAGAAGGAGAGAAAACAAGCCATGCAGGAGGCCCGTCAGCAGATCACCACCATAGTGCTTCCCACACTCGCCGTTGTGGTGGCATTAATTGTGGTGTTTGTCTACGTGGCGACCCGTCCAAACACAATCGAGTGA